The genome window GGTAACTAGTAGGCTATAGACCAATTTATGGTTCTGCGTCAAATCGACCATTGCAGAACTTTAAAACGAGATACAAGAGACAAACAAATAGACTACTGAAAACAGACCAAGGAAAACCTGTGAAGTCAGTTTGTAACtatttttctctcactcccttacactcacacacttaatCTAATACAAGATACAAGGaactttattgtcacatgcatatagttactggatgtaagaaatgcagtgaaattatgtctggtgtcagcctatttgtgcatttatgggggggatagtagattaagtggcaagggctgcataagaaaggtggggggattgggattgggcaccaacaaggagcacccaagagagGAGCACCCACTTAATCTAATGCGCAAAATGGACCGTTTCCACAACAACCACCGTTTCCttgtttaattaatttcatttaatAACACTTTGGCTACACAATAACTTACGTTTCTCCAATATTTCATAGCGGTGAATAAGTCATAGGCTGCAATCCTCCACTGAGCAGGCTGGCCACAAAACTGCTTTCTATATCTAGTATATTGTTGAGATTGCACTCAAAATAGGTCTTATACTGTCATATctgcagtggtggaatgtaacgaagtacaaatacttcgttactgtacttaagtaaattttccacgtatttgtactttacttaagtaaaatttatagtgcatactttttacttttacttcgttacattttacagcaattatctgtacttttactccgctacatttctacaacgccatcgttcctttttacggtacattttatgatcagtgatgattttttttctctctgacaaacacgtttgttttaccgggggttgctaccaaagattctggagcgctacgtgcagtcttagaaacataagcttctagtctagaccaggcaaagcgtcagcttgtagccatctgcattcggtaggctatatttaccagacccatggctacactgtacatgcaactgtgttctgtgcctttctctgtctgttatctgcagcgttagggcctcctctccgatgagattgctatccgcggatcagcgaagttacaggctatgcccatgcttctgtcacacgtctgctcatttgcggcacaaatgaatggtagactattaatgaaccggtggccggaaaaaacgtaacattttccagattaggaaatattctttaattgtgtgtgattaaataaagatgcatagcctacaattaggATGTAGTAACgggagcgctcattcaatgtctatgcgtctgcgcaagtgaaactgaacttaatcataaagacacctttctcagcaacttttctgttcaatcagcataattggcattacgatccacccgacgtttcccttgtctaccccgttaaacttcaggctctcgtgttttgctgaatgatattactcagcagatcaccctagtagataaccagaattacagtctctagaattgtaggtcagaatgtaaactgggccacagatggtaagcacaattgcattaacttaaaactatctagtcgagtataacctaaaactagcttaattaaaatgccacagcccatactgatttttccttttagaatatatatattaagagaataaatcattatgcaaatacttttttttaatacttaaaagtacatttaaaaagcaggtacttttacttttacttaagtagggttgtcattgtggtacttttacttttactaaagtaaataattctctgtgtatttgtacttttacttaagtactgagtttcagtacttcctccaccactgcataTCTGTCATATGAAAATCACtcaaagtgaaatatttcaagcctACAGCTCTTGAAAACCAAAAATCAgtgccctctatcggctataaccgcactatgtaagtttgccagatcgggtagtggatctgtagttcgatggaatgagacataagaaactacaaatttgacttgcatctgatgtcgcaatacatcgtacttttataagtcatgcaaaatattctaccttgtctgtggacatcgttatttgcaaagccggtgctggataaacaaatagcgtgcgtgcgacagagggaaagttctttggtgttgctcaATATTTGGTCGGGCTGCTTTTGCAACATTCTGTACCTGTGCCGTGCTGGCACTCTGCTCATCGTTGTTACTTGGGCCAGCGCAAGCATCTTTGGTGTTTTAAGTTCAGGTCAAAAGCAGTTCATAGTGTTCAAATTCCACAAGTTTCCCAAATGTTGCTAACagacaaagagggagaaaaCCTAGGCCATGCTCCTCCAGCAGGCTTCAAAACCAATAGACGCATCACATTGAGAGGACAGGTGTGCAATTTACTAATTAGCCACAGGTAGTGACATCACTGAAGCCCTGCCTGTCAGTCAGTAGCGGGATTCGACTTCATGTAGCCGCCTGCTGCCgtcttaagctgactgcataacgtgattatttctgagattctgacaTCTTTTTCAACCACAGCTGCTTTCAAGCACAGGTACAATTTGAAttgtattaattaatttatttattattattattattattattattattattattatttgcagcAGGAGTCCTGACAGACGGAGATTCCTTTGTAGCATGACTCCATGACCGATGTTTGAAATGGGATACTCCACACATGTAGTTGAAACTGCAAGGGCATTGCTATCTTAAAAAGTGTTATTCCTAGCCTGCCCAAACTTTGTAGGggggaagacaaacatgttcccAGTATGATCGGACCACTAACAGTACAGAATGCCCACTGGTTTTACCTGTGTGAAATGTCTAGCTCTTTGGTCACTCTTGTCAATGGGAAACCAGATATTCTTGGCAGGGGAGGTGCCATGATCAAGATAACATACATTTCATTACCATGCACCAATGTTGGTGGTGATTGTTTGGTATGGCAAGAAAGTAGGAAAAATGAAGGTATGGAGGTGGGGGAAAACCTCCAAGTGGTTCTTACTTCATTGCAGGTCGGCAGATGTTTAGAGTAATGTGAATTTCAACGCATCATTTCCAGTCGTGAGGAGCTGCTTTCATCCTTTTGCTTATTGTTTTAAAAGAAACGTCTGATTTGACTCAATTACTAGATAAATGTCTGGAATTGCTGAACTAGTAGATACAGAGGAAGCTCATAAATGTCTTAATGTTAAACTTGAACCAAGCTTTGATTCTTTCATGGAAAATGTGCAGAGTATTTGTGTTTCACTCTCAGTGTAGACTGACTCAGCTGTATGGTTTGGCACCATTGCAAACTTTTTAGGCTTTTAGCGGATTTGACAGTGGCCATTCTAGGATTGGTCTTAACAAAGGCTCAGTGAGATGAGATGAACTGTTGGTGTGTTCACATATTAGTGTCATGATCCCACCTATGTCATGTAGATGAgatttgtaggcctacggtGTATGTCTGCAACCATAGAGACTATAATACACCCTCTGCTTCAGGACAATATCTGTCATTGGTGGtacatatctatatatatcaGTTTATGTCATATATCTGACCTCACTCTTGGTTTTTCTGACGGTTATTACATTCTGCTTACAATTTGTAAATGCTGAATTACAGAGACTCGCTCATCTCATTTCATTTTCTTACATTATACACATTGAGTTGCCCTAGCCAACCCACATACACTAGAACCTTATGTACATTGTTTGTCTTATATGCATCCTGTATTTTGCATGTTTAGTGTAACGGTATACTGTTACAACATGTTTATTGTATATGTCTGTATAAAACATGTACTTTGTtttgtatatgtactgtatagctctggaaaaaaaacactgcacatTTTTTCAGTTGCTGAGTGACTTTCGattgagttgacggtcatattcaaaattaagacatctctgcaaatttgaatatgaccattaactcatttgaatgtcactcagcaaccgtaggatgacatcagaaaaaattGCAGTGGTCattcattttttccagagctgtatatttTCCTAAGTTTTGTCCATTGTGTATGCTAGAGTAACACTACCAGCTGGGACCAAATTCCTTATATGTGTGAACATACTTGGCTATTAAAGTGGTTTCTGATTCTGATTATTGCTCCATATGTTCTTTATAAACAGTGTGCTGTAACTGACGCCAAAGCTCAGTGATGACTTCAGCCCCCGGCCTAGTATTCAATCATGCGTCGATAAAGACACCAAAGGTACAGTTTAAGGCAGAGTTGGGCAGAATATACACATGGTGAGGGCAAGAGTTGTATAAATTAGTAGTTTTATTATCTTGACTTAACCATCATGCCAAGTCCTTATTATAAGAAAACATTGAAATATCATTGTGAGAGAATGATTGAAATGGGTTACTGTGTTAATGAAGTTGCTAATACTTTTCAATTTTGTGGTTTCTGGGCCTTTTAATTATTATGTCACTGTGTATTTAGTTAGGAAATGTCTAAGCTGTTACAGGAACACATGTAAACTTGTGTTTTGATATATGCACTTAAATGCACTTCATTTTGGCTTAATAACTGAAGGTATGATCATGATGCCCAAAACAATGTGCCTTGGACTTACGCTTATCATGGACGGGGTCAACAGAAAGAACATCCACATGTTTATCCACAAATGCAAAGCTCTATGTCCTGGCATGCAATTAACCTTTGCTTAATGATCACCATTCTTTTCAGGAGTAGGCAACCGGATATGACCAGGCTGCTGGTAATATCCAGCAGCGGTAGCCAGCAGTATTGCCCAGCCTGATCCCGTAGCCAAGGGAAGCCCCTGGAGATGAACTCAACTGGGCCATCGCCAGGGGTACCTGGAGAGGTGAATGCCATAGACACGGTCTCTACAGGAAACTCCTGGCTGCAGTTCCTTTGAGGTGAACCGTGTCCCTTAAGAGCCACCATCCACTGCTGTCTTGACTACTCTGGTGAGGGTGACTTAGTAAGTGGAGGTATGTGTCACATCATAGACAGTAATTAATAATATTGTCATAAATATGtggtggtttaaaaaaaaaatcctattacaaatgtgtacatttatacaTCGCATCAATACATAATAAAAGGTATGATTTAAAAAGGttgcttttttccctctttgttCATTCTCCATCTTGTGTCTGAGTATGTTTGTGGTGCCTCTTCCTGACAGGGCATTTTGGACCGATGTCATCCCTTGATCCAACAGCCTAAAAATGCACCAGAGTTTCACCCTAATGATGTCTTGGAGTTCATGTCAAGGGTCAAGAATTGGCTGACAATAGACAGTTCCACTCAGACTGGGGCTGAAGGACATACACTTTTCATATATCTCAAAGGGCAACGtcattgccccccccccccctttaatCACCAAGTGTTATGTTTTTATCCATGTGGTCTCTTCAGAAAGGCCCAAACATTATCCAAGTATCATTCCCAAGCACTCCGTTAGGTCAGCGTAATGAGTCTGTGAACGGCTCACTCCCATAGTGCTTCCCGAGGGGCCGGTGTATGCGATGCACAGGGCTCTGTGTAATCTGGGTCTGGGGGGACCCAGAGGTTCAGGGGGCCAACTGGAGAAGTGAAGCCCAGGACGGGGGTGCTATCGTTGGCCTCTGAACCCCGAGGCCCTGTGGGGTACACGCGAGCAGGACGCACAGCAGGCATTCCTGTAGTagttgtacacacacaggcgAGCCTGGACCACCACGTTGCAGTTGAAGTATTTGTCCCGACAGTTCTCATCTGGAAGACATTGAGGGACGTCTTTATTACAGAAAGTACACACTGGGCATCACTTTCATGGTAGCAGAAGATTTAACTTAAACATATCTTGTGACGTGTATTTATTTATACGTTTTGGGTTTCAAAGTCTCAGACGTTCACCACAAGATCACTAGTGTGATTGTTAGCCTATGGATGACTGAAATCCAATCCAAATGTGATATTGATTTCTCCAGTGTGTTGTAAGATATAGCTGTAGATTTTAATTTCCTATGTTCTTGACATTTCACCTTTTAATAAAAACACCACTAAATATAAACCAGtcagattacttttttttttactgttataTTGATATTACCGATACGTTTACTTAAAACCCTTAATTATAGATTTCTTGAGGTTAATTTAATCAGAACTTCAAAATGAATTCATGTGAACCTGATTATTATGGTCCTTATTTCAAAAAAGCGCATTCACCTTTAATTCGTATAGATGTCTATGTAATATGGTTCATTTGGGTATAATAAAGTCTAGTGTTCACTGTTCTCTCTATTTGGATGGAAGCTGAGATAATGTAATGGTTACAGTGCACATTTACGTAACTTGTGCGCTAGCCATGTCTAGCACTGGTCCCACAAGGCCATCTGAAGTGACCCAGTTGATTAGCTTTGCTTGCAACTTGCAAGTAAATTCAACATCATAGCCTGACCAGTCTGATGGACAAGATATCACTGTCTGCACAGTCTGACCCATACTGTATTTCAACCTGGCCTGCCACTGCATTCGCTGCTAAATGTTAACTTTTTCCTGTAGTACTGATAAAGCTAATTGCATTCCGGGCAGAGCTTCTACACACTAATGTGCAGGCTGGACTGCTCatgacacccccctccccctcccccgtaACACTGCAAACGTTAAGCTTCCAATCCAAGGCACTGTGAAGGTGAGACCACTGAGGCTGAAGCGATACACACTGACCTATCTCAGGGATGCAGGGCTGAGGATTGCACTCCTCTTTGTCCGGCGGACGCAGGTGCTCCTCGCAGCCCTCTGTAGACTGGAGGTCATCCGAGAGGCAGCGCACCTCCCTGATCCGGAAGCCACCCTCGCATGTCTTGGAACACTGcaggtgtaaacacacacacacacacacacacacacacagatatgcacaatGCATGTTAAAAAAAGTGTTGGCTGAATAAGGGGACTCAGTCAGTCACTGGGAATTACATAAATCTTTGGCATTGCGTTGAACAGCCATTCATGGCATGGGCAAACCTCCATACAGAAGCATCTCATCTAATTTACTCAATTTTTGGGCACCATAGTGAAGTCCAATGAAGAGTATTTGGTGTGGTCTGGCTTTCCTAACTGCTAAGTTATAAATAAGGTTAATGGTACATCACTTCTAATGCCGACTCACCGAACTCCAGTCAGTGTGGTACCACTTGGTCCCGCAGGCTTTAATCTCGCAGCTCTGCTGGCCGAGGGGCTTATCCAGGGACGAGCACTCGTACTGGGGCATCACAGTGAAGCCGTCGACCGAGCTCATCAGGCACGCCACCAATCTCTGCTGTGTCCCTCGGCCACAGTCGGCAGAACACTGAGGGAGACACCAGAAAGGATCAAGTAGAAGAAGAGGAGGCAGCGTGAACAACAATGGAGTGTACTATTATTTTTTGGACTCAGCAAGTCGTTTTCAATTATGAGAAGTGGAATCGGGCACAGCTTATAGAAAAGTGTTATGCACATTTCCAACGTGCAGTTGTATAGAAATGGTACATGAACAATGCTCATTACAATGGTTAAGGAGCTAAAGCAATAACACACCTGACTCCAAGGCCCAGTGTACCACTCTATGCGACTGTCGCATGGTCCGTTGTTGCACACTTGAGTCTCTGGGGGGCGCTCTGAGCCACAGCCCTCCAGTGGCAGACTgctaatgtgattggttaggcacAGGACTCCACGGGTTCGCAAACCCATCCCACATTCTGCAGAACACTGTGGATAGACAATAGGCCAGACATGAAATGTTTTATATGCTGGTATATGAAATCTTTAAAATAAGAATTACTTTCATTTCAGGTGTTCACACTGTATTTCTTCACTGATATGATGGTATGATGATATGCATAGGGACATTTACCACTCAAGTCAACACAATGTCTTCATGTGTTATGTAAAGTGCACTTGACACTGTTATAAATATCGGGGTCAACCGAACACACCTAGTTCTCCCAAATCAATAGGAAGTGATAAACTTGATTCGCACTTCCTTAATATGTGGATGTTTACCTGACAATCAAGAACTATCCAAGGAAACAACATGGGACAATTCTCTGTCCCAAACCCATCAGGAAGTAGTTTCTCACCCGACTACCCCACTCGGTGAAGAACCAGCTCTTGGCGCAGGGTCCCATGTCACAGTTCTCCACGTCGTTGGGCCTCAGGTTCATGTTGCACTCCTCATCTGCGACAACGTCGCCCACGTTACTGAGGCAGTGGACGTCTCGCCTCTTCTGCCCCACTCCACACGGCACTGAGCACTGGACAGGGAAGGAGAGAACGGTCGGGTGCATTATGtccagccacacacatacacaccagcaaGTAGCCCCTCTGTGCCGAGACAGAAACCCACAGCAGTGACTATTGGTAGGGTTTGCTTGCTGGCCAGAATTTGTTCTCTTCTCCTACAACTGCACGACTGGTTGTACATGGTTACATCCCTTGGTTACTgtttacatgtgaaatgtgtAAGCAACATTCCCAGTACTTGTCAATGCCACCTTCTTTTGGCATGATGTAATTACTGTAGAAAAACACTAATTTGAGCATTTCAGAGAAACATCTTTTATCCTATTTTTAACAACAGATTATTCACAACGTAGACACAcatcaaaaatgtaataaatgAATTGCTACTCAAGACTTAAAATCATCAGTAATATTTTGTATGTATAAaatctatgtgcatgtgttgctgtgtctcctcacgtggtgtggtgtaggggaggagaggagaggagaggcagtgcTTTGACTGACAGCTGTCACTCACGGGACTCCACTCGGAGCGGATCTGCCACTCGCTGCAGATCTTGAGCTGGCACGTGCTGGCCGTCTCGGGCCGCTCCAGGTGGCGACAGCGGCTGGTGTGCACATTGAGGGTGCGGTTGGCGTACAGCTGTCGGCACAGAACCTGCCGGTGCTGCATGCCCAGGCCGCAAGTCCTGCTACACTCTGACCACTCACCAATGTCCCAGCTGCATGgatagagcagagcagacacaggcaTTCCAAAACGATTCCCTGAGGGTCACTGTACTATTATGCACTCAGATAACTGGCCCAGGGAAGTATTCCAAAAAAACTTGTTAATATCGTTTCTGGGTAAATGAATGGAAAATACCAAAACCATTACTAAAAGATTCACTAAATGTCACCATAACATCACTGTGACCACTGACACTGAATATATAACTGGCTAACAATAACTTACAAGGTTATAAAAACACGAGTAACCTATGTTACATTTCAAAAATGCATGTTTACATTTGATTGTCTGTGTTTAAGCGTGTGTGGATACGAAATTATGGGACCTCAACTCTacttgtgtgtaaatgtgtgtgaatCTAACATGATGGGTGCTAaactatgtctgtgtgtgcttgtgtgtggatatgacatgaactctgcctgtgtgtgcgtgtgtgtggatatgacatgaactctgcctgtgtgtaggtgtgtgtggatatgaaaTGGCGGGTACTCACAAGGCTGGACAGGGTTCTGTATTGCAGGGCTCCTCCTGAGGACTGGGCTTGGTGGCGCGGTCACACAGTGTCTCTGACACGTGCGCATGGGTCACTCTGTGGACGCAGTTAAACACAGAGTACCTGCTGCCTGTGGAGGGGAGGATGAGGCAAGTTACTGCTTTGGCAGAATAGCAACCAGTTTCCAGCCGTGGCTATCTTGGGTTTGTACTGTCCACTCTTGTCTCACTGTTATAAAACATCTTATTGTATATTATGGTGTGtataaaacacaattaaatgtACTGTTTTCATGTATGATATTTTGATGGTAGtagatgtctgtgtctgtctttttgaATGAGAAATGCACACAAGAAACTGTACAACTGCAGTTCCCACCTTTGCCACAGGTGGCGCTGCAGTCTGTGGTGCCGGTGAGCTTCCAATTGTACTCCCGCTGCCAGCGGGGAGGCTGCGGCTGTGGTAACTGGTTGTCCGGCACCAGGGAAGGGTATCCACCCTGAGACCCCTGGTTGGACCCGCTGTAGCCGTCGTAGCGGTCAGTCACACCTTGGCCGTTAACTGCGTTCCCTGTGGAATGAGGCACACGCGTTTCTTTGAAGGGACTTGACTAATACGGTTTCTTTTCCAACGAGACACTGAAATCGTGCCTATGTGACTGGGAATATATCTGACCAAGAGGAGCACACAGAGGTTCTTTGTGTCTCTGTGGACAAGCATTAAAATTGACTCTTCCTACATCAGTCAAACCGATTATTTTAACAGATACAATTTTCTTTTCCAACATCCAAACAAGACAGAGCATGTCGGATTGAATATTCTTAAAGCTGACAagcacacgcaagca of Alosa alosa isolate M-15738 ecotype Scorff River chromosome 14, AALO_Geno_1.1, whole genome shotgun sequence contains these proteins:
- the LOC125307207 gene encoding thrombospondin type-1 domain-containing protein 4-like isoform X2, with the translated sequence MLSALAMLMLLWLQTLFLGKPWAQTLGCDEYLGKVMDRCGVCGGDNTACRLVSGQFKHSLTKVGYHKIVEIPEGATKINITEMVKSRNYLALRSRSGRSIINGNWAIDRPGRYEGVGTMFTYRRPNEISSTAGESFVAEGPTNEILDVFMIYQQPNPDIHYEFILPLDNSRGPQLPTDGGAGGNAVNGQGVTDRYDGYSGSNQGSQGGYPSLVPDNQLPQPQPPRWQREYNWKLTGTTDCSATCGKGSRYSVFNCVHRVTHAHVSETLCDRATKPSPQEEPCNTEPCPAFWDIGEWSECSRTCGLGMQHRQVLCRQLYANRTLNVHTSRCRHLERPETASTCQLKICSEWQIRSEWSPCSVPCGVGQKRRDVHCLSNVGDVVADEECNMNLRPNDVENCDMGPCAKSWFFTEWGSRCSAECGMGLRTRGVLCLTNHISSLPLEGCGSERPPETQVCNNGPCDSRIEWYTGPWSQCSADCGRGTQQRLVACLMSSVDGFTVMPQYECSSLDKPLGQQSCEIKACGTKWYHTDWSSCSKTCEGGFRIREVRCLSDDLQSTEGCEEHLRPPDKEECNPQPCIPEIDENCRDKYFNCNVVVQARLCVYNYYRNACCASCSRVPHRASGFRGQR